In the Desulfovibrio sp. genome, one interval contains:
- a CDS encoding serine hydrolase domain-containing protein: protein MITLFNCLSDHRGRLRAVACFITLFAVLSVWPCGGINDGMPNGISVRCAAAASTGDEHDAVGTPDATLAKRLDAVLDEAIAQQKIVGAVVMAARNGQLVYQRAVGMADRENGRAMSLDTRFRLASMSKAIVSVAALALADQGMIDLDDPVTRWIPFFTPMYHGKVEHGITIQHLLTHTAGLSYGFLEPADGPMAQAEVSDGLDNPTITLEENIWRLASVPLYYEPGTSWKYSLAIDVLGEVVSRAGGDSLPDVVKKYVTGPLGMTSTGFVADRPEMLAAAYLWADGKPHRMAETEVVPHGVSATRYEPGRALDDQAYPSGGAGMVGTAADYLKFLEALRTGGGPVLKPETATAMTSDQVCSVYSQRMSATAKKTNEVVAPGWGFGYGGAVLLQPEKAEYNAGAGTLSWSGAYGTHFFMDRENGISFVVLTNTTPTGMAGPFAVGLAQALYGQKTDKKAAKK, encoded by the coding sequence ATGATTACATTGTTCAATTGTCTGTCTGATCACCGGGGCAGGCTACGCGCCGTGGCATGCTTTATAACGCTTTTTGCGGTCCTGAGCGTTTGGCCTTGCGGCGGCATTAACGACGGCATGCCCAACGGTATAAGCGTGCGTTGCGCTGCAGCGGCCAGCACCGGTGATGAGCACGATGCTGTGGGTACGCCAGATGCCACATTGGCAAAACGCCTTGATGCCGTGCTGGACGAGGCAATTGCACAGCAAAAAATTGTGGGGGCTGTGGTGATGGCCGCCCGTAACGGTCAACTGGTGTATCAGCGGGCCGTGGGGATGGCCGACCGGGAAAATGGCAGGGCCATGAGCCTTGATACGCGCTTTCGTCTGGCCTCAATGAGCAAGGCCATTGTAAGCGTGGCCGCTCTGGCTCTGGCAGATCAGGGCATGATAGATCTGGACGACCCGGTTACCCGCTGGATTCCTTTCTTTACTCCCATGTACCATGGCAAGGTTGAGCACGGCATTACCATACAGCACCTGCTTACCCATACAGCCGGGCTGTCATATGGTTTTCTGGAACCGGCAGACGGCCCCATGGCGCAGGCCGAAGTATCTGACGGGCTGGATAATCCGACCATCACACTTGAAGAAAATATCTGGCGGCTTGCATCAGTGCCGTTGTACTATGAGCCCGGCACAAGCTGGAAATATTCCCTTGCCATTGATGTTCTGGGCGAGGTTGTTTCCAGAGCCGGGGGCGACTCCCTGCCCGATGTGGTTAAAAAGTACGTTACCGGGCCACTGGGTATGACCTCCACAGGCTTTGTGGCCGACAGGCCAGAGATGCTTGCCGCGGCCTACCTGTGGGCCGATGGCAAGCCCCATCGCATGGCAGAAACCGAGGTCGTTCCTCACGGTGTGTCGGCCACGCGCTATGAGCCCGGCCGTGCGCTGGACGATCAGGCCTACCCCTCTGGCGGTGCGGGCATGGTGGGCACTGCTGCCGATTATCTGAAATTTCTGGAAGCACTGCGTACGGGCGGCGGCCCTGTGTTGAAGCCGGAAACCGCCACGGCCATGACCTCTGATCAGGTGTGCTCCGTCTACTCGCAACGCATGAGTGCGACCGCAAAAAAAACGAATGAAGTCGTTGCCCCCGGCTGGGGTTTTGGCTATGGCGGTGCTGTTCTGTTGCAGCCCGAAAAAGCAGAGTACAACGCTGGAGCAGGAACCCTGAGCTGGAGCGGCGCTTACGGAACCCATTTTTTTATGGACCGCGAAAATGGCATTTCCTTTGTGGTTTTGACCAATACCACACCCACGGGCATGGCTGGGCCCTTTGCTGTTGGCCTGGCGCAGGCCTTGTACGGTCAGAAGACGGACAAAAAAGCCGCAAAAAAGTAG
- a CDS encoding NADH-quinone oxidoreductase subunit N, producing MTAISVAPLSALPLLKDIPALLPELTLLVTAIGLLCSDMFFPRERAFLQWLTVVGAVATLAAIVAVSGGGGVTAFDGMFRADGFGALFKAVCVMALAFTALMSESFFSHAQMRQGEYYCLAVCSTLGMCIMASAGDLIVLYLGLELMALPIYALAALRTGDTRSSESAIKYFLMGSFASALLLFGMSLLYGLTGHTELTQIAAALPVAANGQTLPALVVALALMLAGMGFKVAAAPFHVWIPDVYEGAPTTVTAFMSVAAKTASFAVLARVLVMALPQMGTQWSGALAFMAALTMLLGNIAAVMQTSLKRMLAYSAIAHAGYALLGIAACTADGLRATAAYLTIYLCMNMGAFAIMGYLAVHGQKLGNNPLADAGEDLDDYAGLAAHHPALAAAMLVFLFSLTGIPPTAGFMGKFMLFKEAFSAGYTLTVLVAVVSSTISAWYYLGVARRMYMQDAPANHPVPVQAASGGAGVRAVLLFCLAGVVLWGVFPQMLLTWVHVFF from the coding sequence ATGACAGCCATATCCGTAGCGCCTCTTTCGGCTCTGCCGTTGCTGAAAGATATCCCGGCCCTCTTGCCGGAGCTGACGCTCTTGGTCACGGCCATCGGTTTGCTGTGCAGCGATATGTTTTTTCCGCGCGAACGGGCCTTTCTGCAATGGCTGACAGTAGTTGGCGCAGTGGCGACTCTGGCGGCCATTGTGGCGGTTTCTGGTGGCGGTGGAGTTACTGCTTTTGACGGAATGTTCCGCGCCGATGGCTTTGGTGCACTGTTTAAAGCTGTTTGCGTCATGGCACTTGCATTTACGGCGTTAATGAGCGAAAGTTTTTTTTCACATGCCCAAATGCGCCAGGGGGAATATTACTGCCTTGCGGTATGTTCAACACTGGGCATGTGCATCATGGCATCGGCGGGCGATCTTATTGTGCTTTATCTGGGCCTTGAGCTCATGGCACTGCCCATTTATGCCCTGGCTGCCCTGCGCACCGGCGATACCCGCAGCAGTGAATCGGCCATCAAGTACTTTTTGATGGGCAGTTTTGCCTCGGCCCTGTTGCTGTTCGGTATGTCCCTGTTGTATGGGCTTACCGGGCACACGGAGCTGACGCAGATTGCCGCTGCCTTGCCTGTTGCCGCTAACGGGCAAACGCTGCCCGCCCTGGTTGTTGCTTTGGCCCTCATGCTGGCAGGCATGGGTTTCAAGGTGGCAGCCGCGCCCTTCCATGTGTGGATTCCAGACGTGTACGAAGGTGCGCCCACAACCGTGACCGCCTTTATGTCGGTGGCGGCCAAAACGGCCAGCTTTGCCGTACTTGCGCGCGTGCTGGTCATGGCTTTGCCGCAGATGGGCACGCAGTGGAGCGGGGCGTTGGCCTTTATGGCCGCGTTGACGATGCTTCTGGGCAACATTGCCGCTGTAATGCAAACAAGCCTCAAGCGCATGCTGGCGTATTCTGCCATAGCCCACGCGGGTTATGCGCTTTTGGGAATCGCCGCCTGTACTGCCGATGGCTTGCGCGCCACAGCGGCGTATTTGACCATTTATCTGTGCATGAATATGGGGGCCTTTGCCATTATGGGCTACCTTGCCGTGCACGGGCAAAAACTGGGCAATAATCCTCTGGCCGATGCGGGGGAAGATCTGGATGACTACGCTGGCCTTGCCGCGCATCATCCTGCTTTGGCTGCGGCCATGCTGGTCTTTCTTTTTTCGCTGACGGGCATTCCGCCGACTGCGGGCTTTATGGGCAAATTCATGCTCTTTAAAGAAGCCTTTTCGGCTGGGTATACCCTGACGGTGCTTGTGGCTGTGGTCAGCAGCACCATTTCGGCCTGGTATTATCTTGGAGTGGCACGACGCATGTATATGCAGGACGCCCCGGCAAATCACCCCGTGCCTGTTCAGGCAGCTTCGGGCGGTGCGGGAGTGAGGGCGGTTCTTCTGTTCTGTCTGGCAGGTGTGGTACTGTGGGGCGTTTTTCCACAGATGCTGCTCACGTGGGTACATGTGTTTTTTTAG
- a CDS encoding sulfite exporter TauE/SafE family protein — protein MKNKWILMGLVASLAVLAASAAFAADGSVLANAIAKQVETAPETLNMQAEPGYLGIPGGPKVNMILAFGWALWVGWIFSTVGAFGGVMAGVGHMTVHGLGAYAKSFGKTPLNKSVTDSVRASNQMLAGLSAVISTFSYYRMKRLVLPLGFALGLGSIVGAFAAVSLTAGKLNFSSYQGYFGLFVLVLGLYLMWETSPAGQRSKAKAKEAAKAFEAAAKCKTEGTAMPTGVKLIKFTFTTCQFTFCGVEFSFNPLIPFLGGVVIASIAAFLGVGGGFLLVPFITSVTQLPMYLAAGTSALAVLLSMITGITTLMLHGALVDWNLVGLELAGIAVGSIVGPYTSRFFSEIWLKRLFIVLALYVGTDYILRGFFNIKMFG, from the coding sequence ATGAAAAACAAATGGATACTTATGGGCCTAGTAGCCTCGCTTGCGGTGCTTGCCGCCAGCGCCGCTTTTGCCGCCGACGGCAGTGTGCTTGCCAATGCCATTGCCAAACAGGTGGAAACTGCCCCTGAAACCCTGAACATGCAGGCCGAACCCGGCTATCTGGGTATCCCCGGCGGCCCCAAGGTCAACATGATTCTGGCCTTTGGCTGGGCCTTGTGGGTGGGCTGGATTTTCTCGACCGTGGGCGCTTTTGGCGGCGTTATGGCTGGCGTGGGCCACATGACCGTGCACGGCCTTGGCGCGTATGCCAAATCTTTTGGCAAAACCCCGCTCAACAAATCCGTTACCGACTCTGTGCGCGCCTCCAACCAGATGCTCGCCGGTCTTTCTGCCGTTATCAGCACGTTCAGCTACTACCGCATGAAGCGCCTTGTGCTGCCCCTGGGCTTTGCCTTGGGTCTCGGCTCCATTGTGGGTGCTTTCGCGGCTGTTTCGTTGACCGCTGGCAAGCTGAACTTCTCGTCCTATCAGGGCTATTTTGGTCTTTTCGTGCTGGTGCTGGGCCTGTACCTGATGTGGGAAACCTCGCCCGCCGGCCAGCGCTCCAAGGCCAAGGCCAAGGAAGCCGCCAAGGCTTTTGAAGCTGCCGCCAAGTGCAAGACCGAAGGCACTGCCATGCCCACGGGCGTCAAGCTCATCAAGTTTACCTTCACCACCTGCCAGTTCACCTTCTGCGGCGTGGAATTTTCCTTTAATCCGCTGATTCCCTTCCTGGGCGGCGTGGTTATCGCCAGCATCGCGGCCTTCCTTGGTGTGGGCGGCGGCTTCCTGCTCGTGCCCTTCATCACCAGTGTTACCCAGCTGCCCATGTATCTGGCCGCCGGTACCTCCGCTCTGGCCGTGCTGCTCAGCATGATCACCGGTATCACCACCCTCATGCTGCACGGCGCGCTGGTGGACTGGAACCTGGTTGGTCTTGAACTGGCCGGTATCGCTGTGGGCTCCATTGTTGGCCCCTACACCTCGCGTTTCTTCTCCGAAATCTGGTTGAAGCGCCTGTTCATCGTGCTGGCCCTGTACGTGGGTACGGATTACATCCTGCGCGGCTTCTTCAACATCAAGATGTTCGGCTAG
- a CDS encoding rhodanese-like domain-containing protein, translating into MMTAVKSISAQSLRQKDLKQALIVDVRTPMEFAEKRLAHPATLAPVTELDPQMVALRSGALPSTPIYTLCASGRRAQTAAAKFIEAGFTDITVIEGGLAACKEAGFPTVGQGLPKTGETSPTLDRQVRLVAGALTALFVLLGLFAHKAFLLGALFIGCGQVFSGLTNWCGLALLLARAPWNKKGCTGGACPIGGGKSPGASCQ; encoded by the coding sequence ATGATGACAGCCGTTAAAAGCATAAGCGCACAATCCCTGCGGCAAAAAGATCTCAAGCAGGCGCTGATTGTAGATGTGCGCACTCCCATGGAATTCGCGGAAAAACGACTTGCCCATCCGGCAACCCTGGCTCCGGTAACGGAGCTTGATCCTCAAATGGTTGCCTTGCGAAGCGGGGCATTGCCCAGCACCCCCATCTATACACTTTGCGCGAGCGGCAGGCGCGCGCAAACGGCAGCGGCCAAGTTTATCGAAGCCGGATTTACAGACATAACCGTGATTGAAGGCGGCCTTGCGGCCTGCAAGGAAGCAGGCTTTCCCACTGTTGGGCAGGGCCTGCCCAAGACGGGCGAAACCTCGCCCACCCTCGACAGGCAGGTGCGCCTTGTGGCCGGAGCGCTCACGGCCCTGTTTGTTCTGCTGGGGCTCTTTGCACACAAGGCATTTCTGCTTGGCGCGCTCTTTATTGGCTGCGGGCAGGTATTTTCTGGCCTTACAAACTGGTGCGGCCTTGCGCTGCTGCTCGCGCGCGCGCCCTGGAACAAAAAGGGTTGCACAGGCGGCGCCTGCCCCATCGGCGGGGGCAAAAGCCCGGGCGCAAGCTGCCAGTAG
- a CDS encoding carbonic anhydrase gives MKNVERLLQGNEFFQKNYFCKHEEELLDLVSSGQHPKVLYIGCADSRVIPSLITNTPPGQLFVLRNVGNFVAPYKPDEDYHAMAAGIEYAVTALNVEEIIICGHTHCGAIAALYKDIHDEAFVHTQKWLSLGKKAKELASLALGKDEEQEKLLRLTEKLSIIFQIENLMTYPCVSNKVSNGELHVHGWLYHIETGEIKYYDPDEHDFLALKK, from the coding sequence ATGAAAAATGTCGAACGCCTGCTCCAGGGAAATGAGTTTTTTCAAAAAAACTATTTCTGCAAGCATGAAGAAGAACTGCTTGATCTTGTCTCCAGCGGTCAGCACCCCAAGGTGCTGTACATTGGCTGCGCCGACTCCCGGGTTATTCCCTCGTTGATCACCAACACGCCTCCTGGTCAGCTTTTTGTGCTGCGCAACGTGGGCAACTTTGTGGCACCCTACAAACCCGACGAAGACTATCACGCCATGGCCGCGGGCATTGAATACGCCGTAACAGCTCTGAATGTTGAAGAAATCATCATCTGCGGCCACACCCACTGCGGTGCTATTGCAGCACTGTACAAAGACATTCACGATGAAGCCTTTGTGCACACGCAAAAATGGCTTTCGCTGGGCAAAAAAGCCAAGGAGCTGGCAAGTCTGGCCCTAGGCAAGGACGAAGAGCAGGAAAAACTGCTGCGCCTGACAGAAAAACTCTCCATCATTTTCCAGATCGAGAACCTTATGACCTACCCCTGTGTCAGCAACAAGGTGAGCAACGGAGAGCTGCACGTTCACGGCTGGCTGTACCATATCGAAACCGGCGAAATCAAATATTACGACCCAGACGAACACGACTTTTTGGCGCTGAAGAAATAG
- a CDS encoding NADH:flavin oxidoreductase/NADH oxidase yields the protein MNPLFSPIKLKGLTLNNRIVVPPMDQYSAQDGLPGNWHVMHYGNLAASGAGLLIVEATAVEAPGRISPQDMGLWNDAQEAAHKHMIDTIRSYSATPLGIQLGHAGRKGSTARPWEGGKPLPADGAGWEICAPSALPYAPGHQTPAELTTADIARLTRSFVASAQRAVRAGYNCIELHAAHGYLMHEFLSPLSNVRADAYGGSLKNRMRFPLEVLEAVLAAVPANYPVGVRVSGTDFVDQGWNVQECATFAQALEKAGAAYVHVSGGGLAPEQRINLAPGYQVGLAAAVRASVTSLPVIAVGLITEPELAASIVVSGQADMVAIGRAMMYDPRWAWHAAAALGQTIAAPSQYLRCKPHNVKDLFA from the coding sequence ATGAACCCACTTTTTTCTCCCATCAAGCTCAAGGGCCTGACCCTGAACAACCGCATTGTCGTGCCTCCCATGGATCAGTATTCGGCGCAGGACGGCTTGCCCGGCAACTGGCACGTCATGCATTACGGCAACCTTGCCGCATCCGGGGCTGGTCTGCTGATTGTAGAAGCTACCGCTGTGGAGGCACCCGGTCGTATCTCACCGCAGGACATGGGACTGTGGAATGATGCACAGGAAGCCGCCCACAAGCACATGATTGATACCATACGTTCATATTCCGCAACCCCTCTGGGTATTCAGCTTGGGCATGCGGGACGCAAGGGTTCCACCGCCCGCCCGTGGGAAGGCGGCAAACCGCTGCCAGCCGACGGCGCAGGTTGGGAAATATGCGCACCTTCCGCCCTGCCCTATGCGCCGGGCCATCAAACACCCGCTGAGCTCACCACCGCAGATATTGCCCGGCTTACAAGGTCATTTGTGGCCTCAGCCCAAAGGGCGGTACGCGCCGGGTACAACTGTATTGAACTGCATGCCGCCCACGGCTACCTGATGCACGAGTTTCTCTCGCCTCTCAGCAATGTCCGCGCAGATGCATACGGCGGCAGCCTGAAAAACAGGATGCGCTTTCCGCTTGAAGTGCTGGAGGCCGTGCTCGCGGCCGTTCCGGCCAACTACCCGGTTGGCGTGCGCGTTTCCGGCACCGACTTTGTGGACCAAGGCTGGAACGTGCAGGAATGCGCCACCTTCGCCCAGGCTCTGGAAAAAGCCGGGGCAGCCTATGTCCACGTTTCTGGCGGTGGCCTTGCGCCAGAGCAGCGTATCAATCTTGCGCCCGGCTATCAGGTTGGGCTGGCGGCTGCGGTCAGGGCGTCGGTAACCAGCCTGCCTGTCATTGCCGTTGGGCTCATCACCGAGCCGGAACTGGCCGCCAGCATTGTGGTGTCAGGTCAGGCCGACATGGTGGCCATAGGCCGCGCCATGATGTACGACCCGCGCTGGGCCTGGCATGCCGCGGCCGCTCTTGGGCAGACCATTGCCGCGCCCTCGCAGTATCTGCGCTGCAAGCCGCACAACGTAAAGGACCTGTTTGCCTGA
- a CDS encoding MBL fold metallo-hydrolase, whose product MSAPNVRGFFDPVTATWTYVVWSATDAQRRCAIIDSVLDFDMYACRTSTASADAVIDFVRQQNFVVEWILETHIHADHITAASYIKEKMGGKIAISKHMLDIIATWTPIFQTQEDTPADGSAFDYLFDNDEEFTIADMPAKIIHTPGHTPADTTYIVGNAVFVGDTIFLPDVGSGRCDFPGGSADDSYDSSRKLFALPNDTRIYVGHDYPPEGMRGPQCMATVAEQKTGNVRLNQQVGKADFVTRRRADDSGKAVPPLILPSLQANMRTGKFGKAVNGMQYVKLPLNRM is encoded by the coding sequence ATGTCTGCACCCAACGTGCGCGGATTTTTTGATCCCGTTACAGCCACCTGGACATACGTGGTCTGGTCTGCAACCGACGCCCAGCGCCGCTGCGCCATCATAGACAGCGTGCTTGATTTCGACATGTACGCCTGCCGCACGTCCACGGCTTCGGCAGATGCCGTTATTGATTTTGTTCGCCAGCAGAATTTTGTGGTTGAATGGATTCTTGAAACGCACATTCATGCCGACCACATTACAGCTGCCAGCTATATCAAGGAAAAAATGGGCGGAAAAATCGCCATCAGCAAACACATGCTCGATATCATCGCCACGTGGACGCCCATTTTTCAAACGCAGGAGGACACTCCCGCTGACGGTTCGGCCTTTGACTACCTGTTCGACAATGACGAGGAATTCACCATTGCCGACATGCCCGCCAAAATAATTCACACCCCCGGGCATACCCCGGCAGACACAACCTATATTGTGGGCAATGCCGTCTTTGTGGGCGACACGATCTTTCTGCCCGACGTGGGCTCGGGGCGGTGCGACTTTCCCGGTGGCAGCGCCGACGATTCGTATGATTCCTCGCGCAAACTCTTTGCCCTGCCAAACGACACGCGAATCTACGTGGGGCATGACTACCCGCCAGAAGGTATGCGCGGCCCTCAGTGCATGGCCACAGTGGCAGAACAAAAAACCGGCAACGTGCGCCTGAACCAGCAGGTCGGCAAGGCAGATTTTGTAACCAGACGTCGCGCAGACGACTCGGGCAAGGCCGTGCCGCCTCTGATCTTGCCCTCGCTGCAGGCCAACATGCGCACAGGCAAATTTGGCAAGGCAGTTAACGGCATGCAGTATGTAAAACTCCCCCTCAACCGCATGTAA